The following coding sequences are from one Reyranella humidisoli window:
- the grxD gene encoding Grx4 family monothiol glutaredoxin, translating into MSEPQVFERIRDEIGKNDVLLFMKGTPVFPQCGFSAAVVDVLSQLGVKFHGVNILVDPELRQGIKEFSQWPTIPQLYVKGEFVGGCDIIREMFETGELEQVFKEKGVALAEAA; encoded by the coding sequence ATGAGCGAACCCCAGGTGTTCGAGCGTATCCGCGACGAGATCGGCAAGAATGACGTTTTGCTGTTCATGAAGGGCACGCCCGTGTTTCCCCAGTGCGGCTTCTCGGCCGCGGTGGTCGACGTGCTGAGCCAGCTCGGCGTGAAGTTCCACGGCGTCAACATCCTCGTCGACCCGGAACTGCGCCAGGGCATCAAGGAATTCAGCCAGTGGCCGACGATCCCCCAGCTCTACGTGAAGGGCGAGTTCGTCGGCGGCTGCGACATCATCCGCGAGATGTTCGAGACCGGCGAACTGGAGCAGGTCTTCAAGGAGAAGGGCGTGGCGCTGGCGGAAGCCGCCTAA
- the purL gene encoding phosphoribosylformylglycinamidine synthase subunit PurL, with protein MPNEPAITPQIVAEHGLAPDEYQRLLKIMGRDPTMVELGIFSAMWSEHCSYKSSKVWLKKLPTKAPWVIQGPGENAGVIDIGDGQAAIFKMESHNHPSYIEPYQGAATGVGGIMRDVFTMGARPVANLNALRFGDPKNARTRHLVSGVVAGIAGYGNCMGIPTVGGETNFHAAYNGNILVNAMTVGVAPVDKIFYAAATGVGNPMVYVGSKTGRDGIHGATMSSTEFNEDSESKRPTVQVGDPFVEKLLLEACLELMATDAIIAIQDMGAAGLTSSSFEMAAKGSLGLVMELDKVPMRETGMNPYELMLSESQERMLMVLKPGREDEARAIFEKWELDFAVIGHLTDTERMVLTWHGEVVGNIPIPPLVTEAPMYERPWTLTPLPAELDSSRVPAPGNSPADWKASLVKLMSCPDLASKAWIWHQYDHLILGNTAIRPQGGDAALVRVPGASKEAGHKGAGHKGLAMTSDCTPRYVQAHPETGGRQAVAEAWRNITAVGARPLAVTDNMNFGNPQKPEIMGQFAGAIMGMAEACTALDFPVVSGNVSLYNETEGRPILPTPTIGAVGVIDDIATSAGSRLVKDGLALVLVGDTKGWLGQSIYLRELHGREEGAPPPVDLAVERRNGDFVRGQIVGRKVEACHDLSDGGLLVALAEMCLSGSTGASIKLPAGGPSPHAFLYGEDQGRYLIATDDGGALVEAATKAGVPAVLLGYSGGPDIVVEGLLSVPLQELRDAHEAWLPGYMNSAA; from the coding sequence CTGCCGAACGAGCCGGCGATCACGCCGCAGATCGTTGCCGAGCACGGGCTGGCGCCGGACGAATACCAGCGCCTGCTGAAGATCATGGGCCGCGATCCCACCATGGTGGAACTCGGCATCTTCTCGGCCATGTGGAGCGAGCACTGCTCCTACAAGTCCTCGAAGGTGTGGCTGAAGAAGCTGCCGACCAAGGCGCCGTGGGTCATCCAGGGCCCGGGCGAGAATGCCGGCGTCATCGACATCGGCGACGGCCAGGCCGCCATCTTCAAGATGGAGAGCCACAACCACCCCTCCTACATCGAGCCCTACCAGGGCGCGGCGACCGGCGTGGGCGGCATCATGCGCGACGTCTTCACGATGGGCGCGCGGCCGGTGGCCAACCTCAACGCGCTGCGCTTCGGCGACCCGAAGAACGCCAGGACGCGCCATCTCGTCTCGGGCGTGGTGGCTGGCATCGCGGGCTACGGCAACTGCATGGGCATTCCGACGGTCGGCGGCGAGACCAACTTCCATGCCGCCTACAACGGCAACATCCTGGTCAACGCCATGACCGTGGGCGTCGCGCCGGTCGACAAGATCTTCTATGCGGCCGCCACCGGCGTCGGCAATCCGATGGTCTATGTCGGCTCCAAGACCGGTCGCGACGGCATCCATGGCGCCACCATGTCCTCGACCGAATTCAACGAGGACAGCGAGAGCAAGCGCCCGACGGTGCAGGTCGGCGATCCGTTCGTCGAGAAGCTGCTGCTGGAAGCCTGCCTCGAGTTGATGGCGACCGACGCCATCATCGCCATCCAGGACATGGGCGCGGCCGGCCTCACCTCCTCCTCGTTCGAGATGGCGGCCAAGGGCAGCCTCGGCCTCGTCATGGAGCTCGACAAGGTGCCGATGCGCGAGACCGGCATGAATCCCTACGAGCTGATGCTGTCGGAGAGCCAGGAGCGCATGCTCATGGTGCTGAAGCCCGGCCGCGAGGACGAGGCGCGCGCGATCTTCGAGAAGTGGGAACTCGACTTCGCGGTGATCGGTCATCTCACCGACACCGAGCGCATGGTGCTGACCTGGCACGGCGAGGTGGTGGGCAACATCCCGATCCCGCCGCTGGTCACCGAGGCGCCGATGTACGAGCGCCCGTGGACGCTGACGCCGCTGCCGGCAGAGCTCGATTCGTCCAGGGTGCCCGCGCCGGGCAACTCTCCTGCCGACTGGAAGGCCTCGCTGGTGAAGCTGATGAGCTGCCCCGATCTCGCGAGCAAGGCGTGGATCTGGCATCAGTACGACCATCTCATCCTGGGCAACACCGCGATCCGTCCGCAAGGCGGCGACGCGGCGCTGGTGCGCGTGCCCGGCGCCTCGAAGGAAGCCGGACACAAGGGCGCGGGCCACAAGGGCCTCGCCATGACCTCCGACTGCACGCCGCGCTACGTGCAGGCCCATCCCGAGACCGGCGGCCGCCAGGCCGTGGCCGAGGCGTGGCGCAACATCACGGCCGTCGGCGCGCGGCCGCTCGCCGTCACCGACAACATGAACTTCGGCAACCCGCAGAAGCCCGAGATCATGGGCCAGTTCGCGGGTGCCATCATGGGCATGGCCGAGGCCTGCACCGCCCTCGACTTCCCCGTCGTGTCGGGCAACGTCTCGCTCTACAACGAGACCGAAGGCCGTCCGATCCTGCCGACTCCGACCATCGGCGCGGTGGGCGTGATCGACGACATCGCGACCTCGGCGGGCTCGCGCCTGGTCAAGGACGGCCTCGCCCTCGTGCTGGTCGGCGACACCAAGGGCTGGCTCGGCCAGTCGATCTACCTGCGTGAACTGCATGGCCGCGAGGAAGGCGCACCGCCGCCGGTCGATCTCGCGGTCGAACGCCGCAACGGCGATTTCGTGCGCGGGCAGATCGTGGGCCGCAAGGTCGAGGCCTGCCACGACCTGTCGGACGGCGGCCTGCTGGTGGCGCTGGCCGAGATGTGCCTGTCGGGCAGCACCGGCGCCTCGATCAAGCTGCCGGCCGGCGGGCCCTCCCCGCACGCCTTCCTGTACGGCGAGGACCAGGGCCGCTACCTGATCGCGACCGATGATGGCGGCGCCCTCGTCGAGGCCGCGACCAAGGCCGGTGTCCCGGCCGTCCTTCTGGGCTATTCCGGCGGCCCCGACATTGTTGTCGAGGGGCTGCTCAGCGTTCCGCTGCAGGAACTGCGCGACGCCCACGAAGCCTGGCTTCCGGGCTACATGAACAGCGCCGCCTAG
- a CDS encoding DUF1476 domain-containing protein produces MTTFDDREKAFEAKYEHDEGLKFKVSARRNKLLGLWAAGLLGKTGADAEAYAKEVVMADFEKPGDSDVMQKLVQDLAAAGKPMEEHTIRKQSEHLAMEAKKQIMSEVR; encoded by the coding sequence ATGACCACGTTCGATGATCGCGAGAAGGCCTTCGAGGCGAAGTACGAGCATGATGAGGGCCTGAAGTTCAAGGTCAGCGCGCGCCGCAACAAGTTGCTGGGCCTGTGGGCCGCCGGCCTGCTGGGCAAGACCGGCGCCGACGCCGAGGCCTATGCCAAGGAAGTCGTGATGGCCGATTTCGAGAAGCCGGGCGATTCCGACGTCATGCAGAAGCTGGTGCAGGACCTCGCTGCCGCCGGCAAACCGATGGAAGAGCACACGATCCGCAAGCAGTCCGAGCACCTGGCCATGGAGGCCAAAAAGCAGATCATGTCGGAGGTCCGCTAG
- a CDS encoding ferritin-like domain-containing protein gives MAQQITYDKAYDTVGREDFPAMLEVPRYGRRTDAFDGIISATHDHFWDPFDKSYIDFDQPFDMAKTPIMPLDTVVELKSAVADRLDEGQKIGLGNDVMHWSISNLLHGEQGAMSLSASLCHILLDPGAQEYAANQAREEARHVAGFTRYIGRRWGAPLPVGKTIATVLTDLVATEEVYKKIVGMQMLIEGIAMGSFATLNAKTNDPVLRRLVQLVMSDEAFHHRFGRIWASRTIRHLSEDEHKKVEDWAAQIFQTLLFNLINAEQKQVIYAKYGLDWQWVRDAMKEVFTDEDRRASLKDSTNIFRVLIKTLLHAGIITSRTAPLYGVWVDMKELEAEGDGIPGDIVAEEMMVTLREINAKRKRIVSKDIQAAAS, from the coding sequence ATGGCCCAGCAAATCACCTACGACAAGGCCTATGACACGGTTGGACGCGAGGATTTTCCGGCAATGCTGGAAGTTCCCCGCTATGGCCGCCGCACGGATGCCTTCGACGGCATCATTTCGGCCACCCACGACCATTTCTGGGACCCGTTCGACAAGAGCTATATCGACTTCGACCAGCCTTTCGACATGGCGAAAACCCCCATCATGCCGCTCGACACGGTCGTCGAGCTGAAGAGCGCGGTGGCCGACCGGCTGGACGAGGGCCAGAAGATCGGGCTGGGCAACGACGTCATGCACTGGTCGATCTCCAACCTGCTGCACGGCGAGCAGGGGGCGATGTCGCTGTCGGCCAGCCTCTGCCACATCCTGCTCGACCCGGGCGCCCAGGAATACGCGGCCAACCAGGCCCGCGAGGAGGCCCGGCATGTTGCAGGGTTCACGCGCTATATCGGCCGCCGCTGGGGCGCTCCGCTGCCGGTGGGCAAGACCATCGCCACCGTGCTCACCGATCTGGTTGCGACGGAGGAGGTCTACAAGAAGATTGTCGGCATGCAGATGCTGATCGAAGGCATCGCCATGGGCTCCTTCGCGACGCTCAACGCCAAGACCAACGATCCGGTGCTGCGCCGGCTGGTCCAGCTGGTGATGAGCGACGAGGCCTTCCATCACCGCTTCGGCCGCATCTGGGCCTCGCGGACCATCCGCCACCTGAGCGAGGACGAGCACAAGAAGGTCGAGGACTGGGCGGCGCAGATCTTCCAGACGCTGCTCTTCAACCTGATCAACGCCGAGCAGAAGCAGGTCATCTACGCCAAGTACGGGCTCGACTGGCAGTGGGTGCGCGACGCGATGAAGGAGGTCTTCACCGACGAGGACCGCCGCGCGTCGCTGAAGGACAGCACCAACATCTTCCGCGTCCTCATCAAGACGTTGCTCCACGCCGGCATCATCACCTCCCGCACCGCGCCGCTCTACGGCGTCTGGGTCGACATGAAGGAACTCGAAGCCGAGGGCGACGGCATCCCCGGCGACATCGTGGCCGAGGAAATGATGGTTACCCTGCGCGAGATCAACGCGAAGCGTAAGCGCATCGTCTCGAAGGACATCCAGGCCGCCGCGAGCTGA
- the purC gene encoding phosphoribosylaminoimidazolesuccinocarboxamide synthase produces MSRRRRIYEGKAKTLFEGPEPGTIVQYFKDDATAFNNQKKGTITGKGVINNRISEFLMTKLGEIGVPTHFIRRLNMREQLIRQVEIIPLEVVVRNVAAGSFAKRFGVEEGTQLPRSIMEFFYKNDALGDPMVTEEHITAFGWAAPQDLDDIVALTLRVNDFLFGLFLGCGIKLIDFKIEFGRLYEDDMVRIVLADEISPDSCRLWDLRTNEKMDKDRFRRDLGKVEEAYQEVARRLGILIDQGPGDVRGPTTLQ; encoded by the coding sequence ATGTCCCGCCGTCGCCGCATCTACGAGGGCAAGGCCAAGACCTTGTTCGAGGGGCCCGAGCCCGGGACGATCGTCCAGTACTTCAAGGACGACGCGACCGCGTTCAACAACCAGAAGAAGGGCACGATCACCGGCAAGGGGGTGATCAACAACCGCATCTCCGAGTTCCTGATGACGAAGCTCGGCGAGATCGGTGTGCCCACCCATTTCATCCGCCGCCTGAACATGCGCGAGCAGCTCATCCGGCAGGTCGAGATCATCCCGCTCGAGGTGGTGGTCCGCAACGTCGCGGCCGGCTCCTTCGCCAAGCGCTTCGGCGTCGAGGAAGGCACGCAGCTCCCCCGCTCGATCATGGAGTTCTTCTACAAGAACGACGCGCTGGGCGACCCGATGGTCACGGAGGAGCACATCACGGCGTTCGGCTGGGCCGCCCCGCAGGACCTCGACGACATCGTGGCGCTGACGCTGCGGGTGAACGACTTCCTGTTCGGCCTGTTCCTCGGTTGCGGCATCAAGCTGATCGACTTCAAGATCGAGTTCGGCCGCCTCTACGAGGACGACATGGTCCGCATCGTGCTGGCCGACGAGATCAGCCCGGATTCGTGCCGGCTGTGGGATCTCAGGACCAACGAGAAGATGGACAAGGACCGGTTCCGCCGCGACCTCGGCAAGGTCGAGGAAGCCTACCAGGAAGTGGCGCGGCGGCTCGGCATCCTCATCGACCAGGGACCGGGCGACGTTCGCGGCCCCACCACGCTCCAGTAG
- a CDS encoding FAS1-like dehydratase domain-containing protein, whose product MSLEKLKDWIGRTQSVEDLAAPFPVRALAATFDEKDPDPKNGDPLPPLWHWLYFLEIAPQSKIGSDGHAERGDFLPPVPLPRRMWAGSRFTFDGEPIRVGETIERLSEIKSVEPKTGSTGSMVFVTVQHTVSGPRGVSFVEQHDIVYREAAKPGEAPKPPKPAPTDATWTRHVLADPVLLFRFSALTFNGHRIHYDQPYVTGVEGYPGLIVHGPLMGMLQIELARRSNPDKVVRNFEFRALSPVFGGATLGVHGRREPDGSVTTWIAGPDGGLAQQGKATFR is encoded by the coding sequence ATGTCGCTGGAAAAGCTCAAGGATTGGATCGGCCGGACGCAGTCCGTGGAGGATCTTGCTGCCCCCTTCCCAGTTCGCGCCCTCGCCGCGACCTTCGACGAGAAGGACCCCGACCCGAAGAACGGCGATCCCCTGCCGCCACTCTGGCACTGGCTCTATTTCCTCGAGATCGCGCCGCAGTCCAAGATCGGGTCCGACGGCCATGCCGAGCGCGGCGACTTCCTGCCGCCCGTCCCGCTGCCACGCCGCATGTGGGCCGGCTCCCGCTTCACCTTCGATGGCGAGCCGATCCGCGTCGGCGAGACCATCGAGCGCCTCTCGGAGATCAAGTCGGTCGAGCCCAAGACCGGCTCCACCGGCTCGATGGTGTTCGTGACGGTCCAGCACACGGTTTCAGGGCCACGGGGCGTCTCCTTCGTCGAGCAGCACGACATCGTCTATCGCGAGGCCGCAAAGCCCGGCGAAGCGCCGAAGCCGCCGAAGCCCGCCCCCACCGATGCGACCTGGACGCGCCATGTACTGGCCGATCCGGTGCTGCTGTTCCGCTTCTCCGCCCTCACCTTCAATGGCCATCGCATCCACTACGACCAGCCCTATGTGACGGGCGTGGAGGGCTATCCCGGCCTGATCGTGCACGGGCCGCTGATGGGGATGCTGCAGATCGAACTGGCGCGCCGCTCCAACCCGGATAAGGTGGTCCGGAATTTCGAGTTCCGCGCCCTCTCACCGGTGTTCGGCGGCGCGACGCTCGGCGTTCACGGCCGCCGGGAACCGGACGGCTCGGTCACCACCTGGATCGCCGGTCCCGACGGCGGTCTCGCGCAACAGGGCAAGGCCACGTTCCGATGA
- a CDS encoding methyltransferase domain-containing protein: MDLKEEDILGADIGRHWYYRSKAAALRRAVAGLAPKRLLDVGAGSGFFSRHLLSETPAESALCVDIGYPADRDDSVAGKPVLYRRDAGLTDCDLVLMMDVLEHVDDDRWLVRHYADKVPAGAHFLVTVPAFAFLWSGHDVFLEHKRRYRLPEIESTMRDAGLEIVRGSYYFGFVFPLAAAVRLADRNTTEPRSSLKKQGALTNGILTAICAAELPLFPINRLAGLSCFVLARKP; the protein is encoded by the coding sequence ATGGACCTCAAGGAAGAAGACATTCTCGGCGCCGATATCGGCCGCCATTGGTACTACCGCTCCAAGGCTGCCGCGCTGCGCCGTGCCGTGGCCGGTCTCGCGCCGAAGCGCCTGCTCGATGTCGGCGCGGGCTCGGGCTTCTTCTCGCGCCATCTCCTGTCCGAAACGCCCGCCGAGAGCGCACTCTGCGTCGACATCGGCTATCCCGCCGACCGCGACGACAGCGTTGCCGGCAAGCCGGTGCTCTATCGCCGCGATGCCGGGCTCACGGATTGCGACCTCGTGCTGATGATGGACGTGCTGGAGCATGTCGACGACGATCGCTGGCTCGTGCGCCATTACGCCGACAAGGTGCCCGCGGGCGCACATTTCCTCGTGACCGTGCCGGCCTTCGCCTTCCTGTGGAGCGGCCACGACGTCTTCCTCGAACACAAGCGCCGCTACCGGTTGCCCGAGATCGAGTCGACGATGCGGGACGCCGGGCTCGAGATCGTCCGCGGCAGCTACTATTTCGGCTTCGTCTTCCCGCTGGCCGCCGCCGTCCGCCTCGCCGACCGCAACACGACCGAGCCACGCAGCAGCCTGAAGAAGCAGGGCGCGCTCACGAACGGCATCCTCACCGCGATCTGCGCCGCCGAACTCCCGCTCTTCCCGATCAACCGCCTGGCCGGCCTCTCCTGCTTCGTGCTGGCGAGGAAGCCGTAG
- a CDS encoding SDR family NAD(P)-dependent oxidoreductase gives MTSVDPETKWALITGAASGIGAAFAAGLAARNYGLCLVDKQRDALIAVARDITARHGVPVTPIVADLQSIADQDAVIDFIAGAPALDLLINNAGFGVPHLFQTVLPESHVAMLQVHVVAPVRFSRAALPAMIARRKGAIINVCSMSLYIQTPGNTMYGATKLFLDGFSQRLNLEVGAHGIEIQSLIPGYTISNFGNTDEYKHSRRAAIPAFLWSSAESVVEASLQQLGSGRLKCVPGTFNRVLEFCLRRGLFSPRLMRRWIA, from the coding sequence ATGACATCGGTCGATCCTGAGACCAAGTGGGCCCTGATCACCGGTGCCGCCAGCGGTATCGGCGCCGCCTTCGCGGCGGGTCTGGCGGCGAGGAACTACGGGCTCTGCCTGGTCGACAAGCAGCGCGACGCCCTGATCGCAGTGGCCCGGGACATCACGGCGCGCCACGGCGTGCCTGTGACGCCGATCGTGGCCGACCTGCAGAGTATCGCCGATCAGGATGCGGTGATTGACTTCATCGCAGGCGCGCCTGCCTTGGATCTGCTCATCAACAATGCGGGCTTTGGTGTGCCGCATCTGTTCCAGACCGTCCTGCCGGAAAGCCATGTCGCCATGCTGCAGGTCCATGTCGTGGCGCCGGTCCGCTTCAGCCGGGCGGCGCTGCCGGCGATGATTGCCCGCAGGAAAGGGGCGATCATCAATGTCTGTTCGATGAGTCTGTACATCCAGACCCCGGGCAACACGATGTACGGCGCAACCAAGCTCTTCCTCGACGGCTTTTCCCAGAGGCTGAACCTCGAAGTTGGCGCGCACGGCATCGAGATCCAGTCGCTGATTCCCGGGTACACAATCAGCAACTTCGGCAATACGGACGAGTACAAGCATTCACGGCGCGCGGCGATCCCGGCGTTTCTCTGGTCAAGCGCAGAATCGGTCGTGGAAGCTTCGCTGCAACAGCTCGGCTCGGGCAGGCTGAAATGCGTGCCGGGAACCTTCAACCGCGTTCTGGAATTCTGCCTGAGGCGCGGCCTGTTCTCGCCACGGCTGATGCGACGCTGGATCGCCTAA
- a CDS encoding BolA/IbaG family iron-sulfur metabolism protein, with protein MPMHADDIVRLIKEGIPDAEVEIQDLAGDGDHYAATVISASFAGKSKIQQHQAVYGALGGRMGGVLHALKLTTMAQRP; from the coding sequence ATGCCGATGCACGCCGACGACATCGTCCGCCTGATCAAGGAGGGCATTCCCGACGCCGAGGTCGAGATCCAGGACCTGGCCGGCGACGGAGACCACTACGCCGCTACGGTCATTTCCGCCTCGTTTGCCGGTAAATCCAAGATCCAGCAGCACCAGGCGGTCTATGGGGCGCTGGGCGGCCGCATGGGCGGTGTCCTGCATGCGCTCAAGCTGACCACCATGGCGCAGCGCCCCTGA
- a CDS encoding glycosyltransferase family 2 protein, translated as MPEQSLPFTTASPTGRDLALEHQLAVQRAGRPADPLLSLVVPVYDEEESIDLFLDTVTPMLERDGIRFEVVFVNDGSRDDTFARLFERSRADRRVRIVNLSRNFGKEAALTAGIDHARGDILIPMDIDLQDPPDLIGAFIARWREGYDIVYGIRTARHADTPAKRVSAGWFYRVFNSMSPVRIPPNVGDFRLVDRRAVEVLRQLPERNRFMKGLFAWVGFNSVGVPYERPERAAGTTKFNLWRLWNFAIDGVVSFSTAPLRAWFYVGIVIAAVAVLYALFIVTRVLIFGIDTPGYASLLIAVLLMGAIQLLSLGIIGEYLGRLFIEVKGRPIYVVEGVYEDVPPKPPAT; from the coding sequence TTGCCCGAGCAGAGCCTTCCCTTCACCACCGCAAGCCCCACCGGCCGGGACCTCGCGCTGGAGCACCAGCTCGCCGTCCAGCGCGCGGGCCGGCCGGCCGACCCGCTGCTGTCGCTGGTGGTGCCGGTGTACGATGAAGAAGAGTCGATCGACCTCTTCCTCGATACGGTGACGCCGATGCTGGAACGCGACGGCATCCGGTTCGAGGTCGTGTTCGTGAACGACGGCTCGCGCGACGACACCTTCGCCCGCCTGTTCGAGCGCAGCCGCGCCGACCGGCGCGTGCGCATCGTCAACCTGTCGCGCAACTTCGGCAAGGAAGCCGCCCTCACCGCCGGCATCGACCATGCGCGCGGCGACATCCTGATCCCGATGGACATCGACCTGCAGGATCCGCCCGACCTGATCGGCGCCTTCATCGCGCGCTGGCGCGAGGGTTACGACATCGTCTACGGCATCCGCACTGCGCGGCACGCCGACACGCCGGCCAAGCGCGTCTCGGCGGGCTGGTTCTACCGGGTGTTCAATTCCATGTCGCCGGTGCGCATTCCGCCGAACGTCGGCGACTTCCGGCTGGTCGACCGGCGCGCCGTCGAGGTGCTGCGGCAACTGCCCGAGCGCAACCGGTTCATGAAGGGCCTGTTCGCCTGGGTCGGCTTCAACTCGGTGGGCGTGCCCTACGAGCGACCCGAGCGCGCCGCGGGCACGACCAAGTTCAACCTGTGGCGCCTCTGGAACTTCGCCATCGACGGCGTGGTGAGCTTCTCGACCGCGCCGCTGCGCGCCTGGTTCTATGTCGGCATCGTGATCGCGGCGGTGGCGGTGCTCTATGCGCTGTTCATCGTCACGCGGGTACTGATCTTCGGCATCGACACACCGGGTTACGCCTCGCTTCTGATCGCCGTCCTGCTGATGGGCGCCATCCAGCTCCTGTCACTCGGTATCATCGGCGAATATCTCGGGCGCCTGTTCATCGAGGTGAAGGGCCGGCCGATCTACGTCGTCGAAGGCGTCTACGAGGATGTCCCGCCCAAGCCGCCGGCGACCTGA
- the purS gene encoding phosphoribosylformylglycinamidine synthase subunit PurS yields the protein MKARVHVTLKNGVLDPQGKAIGHSLNRLGFPEVGDVRQGKFIELELAETDQAKAKARLEEMCKKLLANTVIENYSIELVG from the coding sequence ATGAAAGCCAGAGTCCACGTGACCCTCAAGAACGGCGTGCTCGATCCCCAGGGCAAGGCCATCGGACATTCGCTCAATCGCCTGGGCTTCCCTGAGGTCGGTGACGTGCGCCAGGGCAAGTTCATCGAGCTCGAGCTCGCCGAAACCGATCAGGCCAAGGCCAAGGCCCGGCTCGAGGAGATGTGCAAGAAGCTGCTCGCCAACACGGTGATCGAGAACTACTCGATCGAGCTGGTGGGTTGA
- a CDS encoding SDR family oxidoreductase, with product MKSTVIKSIVITGVSTGIGHGTAAELCRQGFRVFGSVRTEEQAARLQREFGSAFTPLLFDVTDADAIGRAAATVREEIGDGGLFGLVNNAGIADPGPLTSLSPDVLRRHFEVNVVSVLHMVQAFLPLLRGTKAGRPGRIVNISSVSGRIAYPFMGPYAASKHALEALSDSLRRELMIYGVDVIVIQPGAIDTPIWDKAAHLKTTFDGTDYHPVLKHMNLADARHTALPVSAVTRRIVDALVLRRPKARYVLPDRRVRYWLLPRWLPDRWLDRAIDRLLNFQKIRDDIGRS from the coding sequence GTGAAGTCCACCGTCATCAAATCCATCGTCATCACGGGCGTTTCGACCGGTATCGGCCATGGCACGGCGGCCGAACTGTGCCGGCAGGGTTTCAGGGTCTTCGGCAGCGTCCGTACCGAGGAGCAGGCGGCGAGGCTCCAGCGCGAATTCGGCAGCGCCTTCACGCCGCTCCTGTTCGACGTCACCGACGCCGACGCCATCGGCAGGGCCGCTGCGACGGTGAGGGAGGAGATCGGCGATGGCGGGCTGTTCGGCCTGGTCAACAACGCCGGCATTGCGGATCCCGGCCCCCTGACCTCGCTGTCGCCCGACGTCCTGCGGCGGCATTTCGAGGTTAATGTCGTCAGCGTCCTGCACATGGTGCAGGCCTTCCTGCCGCTGCTGCGCGGCACGAAGGCCGGCCGGCCCGGACGCATCGTCAACATCAGCTCGGTGAGCGGGCGGATCGCCTATCCCTTCATGGGGCCGTATGCCGCCTCGAAGCATGCCCTGGAGGCGCTCTCGGATTCGCTGCGGCGCGAATTGATGATCTACGGCGTGGACGTGATCGTGATCCAGCCGGGCGCCATCGACACGCCGATCTGGGACAAGGCCGCGCATCTCAAGACGACCTTCGACGGCACGGACTATCATCCGGTCCTGAAGCACATGAACCTGGCCGACGCGCGGCACACCGCGCTCCCGGTCTCGGCCGTCACGCGCCGGATCGTCGATGCCCTGGTTCTCAGGCGGCCGAAAGCACGCTACGTCCTCCCTGATCGACGCGTGCGATACTGGCTGCTGCCTCGCTGGCTGCCCGATCGCTGGCTCGACCGGGCGATCGACCGGCTGCTTAACTTCCAGAAGATCCGCGATGACATCGGTCGATCCTGA
- the purQ gene encoding phosphoribosylformylglycinamidine synthase subunit PurQ, which produces MKAAVLVFPGSNREGDVAQAIELVTGRRPKMVWHGDGDFERVDLIVVPGGFSYGDYLRCGAMAAQSPVMAEVKKRAAQGVPVLGICNGFQIVTEAGLLPGTLMRNSHLKFVCADVHLRVETSQSLFTNRYQAGQVIKVPVAHAEGNYFADADTMKKLEDRGQIAFRYCAPDGTVDGSGNPNGSSSNIAGVFNETKTVLGLMPHPENAVEPMFGGTDGRGLFEGMVEALS; this is translated from the coding sequence ATGAAAGCAGCTGTATTGGTCTTCCCCGGCTCCAATCGCGAAGGCGACGTGGCGCAGGCGATCGAGCTGGTGACTGGCCGCCGGCCGAAGATGGTGTGGCATGGCGACGGCGACTTCGAGAGGGTCGACCTGATCGTTGTGCCGGGTGGCTTCTCCTACGGCGACTATCTGCGCTGCGGCGCCATGGCGGCCCAGTCGCCGGTGATGGCCGAGGTGAAGAAGCGCGCGGCGCAGGGCGTGCCGGTTCTGGGCATCTGCAACGGCTTCCAGATCGTGACCGAGGCGGGCCTGCTGCCGGGCACGCTGATGCGCAATTCCCACCTCAAGTTCGTCTGCGCCGACGTCCATCTCAGGGTCGAGACCAGCCAGAGCCTGTTCACCAACCGTTACCAGGCGGGCCAGGTGATCAAGGTCCCGGTGGCCCATGCCGAGGGCAACTATTTCGCCGACGCCGACACGATGAAGAAGCTCGAGGATCGCGGCCAGATCGCCTTCCGCTACTGCGCGCCCGACGGCACCGTCGACGGAAGCGGCAACCCCAACGGGTCGAGCAGCAACATCGCCGGCGTGTTCAACGAGACCAAGACGGTGCTGGGCCTGATGCCCCATCCGGAGAACGCGGTGGAGCCGATGTTCGGCGGCACTGACGGTCGCGGCCTGTTCGAGGGCATGGTCGAAGCGCTTTCGTGA